A stretch of the Gossypium hirsutum isolate 1008001.06 chromosome D07, Gossypium_hirsutum_v2.1, whole genome shotgun sequence genome encodes the following:
- the LOC107956268 gene encoding uncharacterized mitochondrial protein AtMg00810-like, protein MADISNGCQVGILEWCIQRRSLHRTTTQVHKNREEKNVLKLKKALYGLKQAPQAWNTRIDTYFKENGFKQCPYEHALYVKKNGGNMLFVALYVDDLIFMGNNGEMILDFKNRMTQEFDMTDLGLMKFFLGLEVRQEMTGIFVSQEAYAKEILKKYKMTHCNPVSTPMEPGVKLSKFDGGNESTQFMEEPVYSHWKALKRILRYIQGTVSLRLFYSNIEDYKLIGYSDSDWCGDLDDRKSTSGYVFFMGNTTFSWLSKKQPIMTLLTCEAEYVATSWCVCVMLYGSEICWVSWSNNNSVQLRYELTINQRLSWQRTQ, encoded by the exons ATGGCCGATatttcaaatggatgtcaagtcggCATTCTTGAATGGTGTATTCAAAGAAGAAGTCTACATCGAACAACCACCCAGGTACATAAAAATAGAGAGGAGAAGAATGTGCTAAAATTGAAAAAGGCACTTTACGGGTTGAAGCAAGCACCGCAGGCATGGAATACTCGTATTGATACATACTTCAAGGAGAATGGGTTCAAACAATGTCCCTATGAACATGCTCTCTACGTGAAGAAGAATGGAGGTAATATGTTATTTGTTGCTCTTTATGTCGATGACCTCATTTTTATGGGGAACAATGGTGAGATGATACTAGATTTTAAGAACCGAATGACACAAGAATTCGATATGACAGATTTGGGTTTAATGAAGTTTTTCCTTGGTTTGGAGGTTAGACAAGAAATGACAGGTATTTTTGTGTCACAGGAGGCATATGCaaaggaaattttgaagaagtacAAGATGACACATTGTAACCCGGTATCAACACCAATGGAACCAGGTGTAAAACTCTCGAAATTTGATGGAGGAAACGAGTCGACGCAA TTCATGGAGGAGCCGGTTTATTCACATTGGAAGGCGTTGAAGCGAATACTACGGTACATTCAAGGAACGGTGTCACTCAGGTTATTCTATTCAAATATAGAAGATTACAAGTTGATTGGGTATTCTGACAGTGATTGGTGCGGAGACTTAGATGATCGGAAAAGTACATCGGGATATGTGTTCTTTATGGGTAACACAACATTTTCTTGGCTTTCAAAGAAGCAACCAATCATGACACTATTGACATGTGAAGCTGAATATGTGGCAACATCTTGGTGTGTGTGTGTCATGCTATATGGCTCAGAAATTTGTTGGGTGAGTTGGAGCAACAACAACTCGGTGCAACTGAGATACGAGTTGACAATAAATCAGCGATTGAGTTGGCAAAGAACCCAGTGA
- the LOC107955077 gene encoding CCR4-NOT transcription complex subunit 9, which yields IQIITSAYRALSSDGLTEKALTQVCNAIALFQSVASHPDTRIPFIRATMPVYLYPFLNTMSNERSYECLRITSLGVIGSLAKVEDAEVIEYLLSTQIFPSCLRCMEVGKTLSRTVSTFIIYRILLSEKGLKYCFVLAERYLSVSQCLGKLVENLSEDDAENLPCLLRNIIGCYLRLSENERTRPQLSSYVPWKLLDGKYANIVRSDPKALANLRQLVCNLRTSKSCTTHCTDEPPTSSNSPGPSIP from the exons ATTCAGATAATAACTTCAGCTTACCGTGCACTGTCATCCGACGGCCTTACTGAAAAAGCTCTAACACAAGTCTGCAATGCAATAGCCCTTTTCCAG tctgtAGCTTCTCACCCTGATACAAGGATTCCATTTATCAGAG CTACAATGCCAGTGTATCTGTATCCCTTCTTGAACACCATGAGCAATGAAAGGAGCTACGAATGTCTAAGGATTACCAgcttaggtgtgatcgggtcccTAGCAAAG GTAGAGGATGCAGAAGTGATAGAGTACCTGCTTTCAACTCAAATATTTCCCAGTTGCCTACGCTGCATGGAGGTTGGCAAAACATTGTCAAGAACA GTGTCCACATTTATAATTTACAGAATCTTACTAAGTGAGAAAGGGCTCAAGTACTGTTTCGTTCTTGCTGAACGATATCTCTCAGTATCCCAATGTTTGGGGAAATTGGTTGAAAACCTTAGTGAAGATGATGCAGAAAATTTGCCTTGCCTCCTCAGAAATATCATCGGATGTTACCTCAGGCTCTCCGAAAACGAAAG GACAAGGCCACAATTGTCGAGCTACGTTCCATGGAAGTTGTTAGATGGCAAATATGCTAACATCGTTCGG AGTGATCCAAAGGCTCTTGCTAACCTACGACAATTGGTTTGCAATTTAAGGACCAGCAAGAGTTGTACAACCCACTGTACCGACGAGCCACCGACTAGCAGCAACTCACCCGGGCCGTCCATTCCATGA